Proteins found in one Amycolatopsis umgeniensis genomic segment:
- a CDS encoding ADP-ribosylglycohydrolase family protein → MESAEAVAKVEEWLRAVHGPDVSAPGGAGLRVHHEKVLRVPEGWSVPYNTIAFLDEGHAEKEIFPPPSVIVREPDGELRQAHPQPGGLSVPVAFPGQEAWREVVDPEYAKAGLGDLGVPPAVVAGWVQVNAEGVQTGQERENPEYKAGPVRRGYPKPENRLETLLSFASVGWLTREQLLIGLLRCEVYVPLDLASGKTERFYFNEERAELRVFSSTRNLPSREHGYWRVDIATLAGYESPPNLVINGGPATFEDVSGAELAETAHRFPRRDTSVDVNERCPEADPELETFAAETAAKMGLPEPVKPPLAAAERARRRGFELTPEECQKTVLGQSWLAALKRPEPPRGRPNDLRANGLAPGYDNEGQIQPRLDTFGKYFDRDRSSSRYGWQRVTGAFVGFALGEALGAAVDRMRLDEIHGTYGPDGVTDLPVAFDLPGRIGPLTQRLLFYTEAVIRSPHREQPENRDAERALGTVARNSLMRWLHTQGAPLDNADGWLVKVPELRVRRTPDDAELNAYHALATVSPTAMPLSGPDALVAALPSAMTAAGPGSAMSGGVRQAVRDLVSVTHPGEIDVEAATYLTWLFEPALTSEAFSYPIWNTSREIFDEHNPHQRGPVWTDLKAMVAESVPFFGKHGLPDLRVPELIGDGKGTLSVLGRAFAALSGFENYPEQALLRAVNHSGRSAITGAIAGALLGARTGIPGLPQKWVEQLELRYLVENIATDAFWHFDRHSALHEVDGWAQRYPRW, encoded by the coding sequence GTGGAATCGGCGGAAGCGGTAGCCAAGGTCGAAGAGTGGCTGCGCGCGGTCCACGGTCCGGACGTGTCCGCACCGGGCGGCGCCGGCCTGCGTGTGCACCACGAGAAGGTCCTGCGCGTCCCCGAGGGCTGGTCTGTCCCCTACAACACGATCGCGTTCCTCGACGAGGGTCATGCCGAGAAGGAGATCTTCCCGCCGCCGTCGGTGATCGTCCGCGAACCGGACGGCGAACTGCGCCAGGCGCATCCGCAGCCGGGCGGGCTCAGCGTCCCGGTCGCCTTCCCCGGCCAGGAGGCGTGGCGCGAGGTCGTCGACCCCGAGTACGCGAAAGCCGGACTCGGTGACCTCGGGGTTCCGCCGGCGGTCGTCGCGGGCTGGGTCCAGGTCAACGCGGAAGGCGTGCAGACCGGGCAGGAACGGGAGAACCCCGAGTACAAGGCCGGTCCGGTCCGCCGCGGTTACCCGAAGCCGGAGAACAGGCTCGAAACGCTGCTGTCGTTCGCCAGTGTCGGCTGGCTGACCAGGGAACAGCTGCTCATCGGGCTGCTGCGCTGCGAGGTCTACGTCCCGCTGGACCTGGCCTCGGGCAAGACGGAGCGCTTCTACTTCAACGAGGAACGCGCCGAGCTCAGGGTGTTCAGTTCGACCAGGAACCTCCCGTCCCGCGAACACGGGTACTGGAGGGTCGACATCGCCACGCTGGCCGGTTACGAGAGCCCGCCGAACCTCGTGATCAACGGCGGGCCCGCGACGTTCGAGGACGTCAGCGGCGCCGAACTCGCCGAGACGGCCCATCGGTTCCCCCGCCGGGACACCTCGGTCGACGTCAACGAACGCTGCCCCGAAGCGGATCCGGAACTGGAGACCTTCGCCGCCGAAACCGCCGCGAAGATGGGCCTGCCCGAACCGGTGAAACCGCCGCTGGCCGCCGCCGAACGGGCGCGCCGCCGCGGCTTCGAACTGACCCCCGAGGAATGCCAGAAGACCGTCCTCGGCCAGTCCTGGCTGGCGGCGCTCAAGCGGCCGGAGCCGCCGCGCGGCCGTCCGAACGACCTGCGGGCGAACGGGCTGGCGCCGGGTTACGACAACGAGGGGCAGATCCAGCCGCGCCTGGACACCTTCGGCAAGTACTTCGACCGAGATCGCTCCAGCTCGCGCTACGGCTGGCAGCGCGTCACGGGCGCCTTCGTGGGCTTCGCGCTCGGCGAGGCGCTCGGGGCGGCCGTCGACCGGATGCGGCTCGACGAGATCCACGGCACCTACGGCCCGGACGGGGTCACCGACCTGCCGGTCGCGTTCGACCTGCCCGGCCGGATCGGGCCGCTCACCCAGCGGCTGCTGTTCTACACCGAGGCCGTGATCCGCAGCCCGCATCGCGAACAGCCGGAGAACCGCGACGCCGAACGGGCGCTCGGGACGGTCGCCCGCAACTCGCTGATGCGCTGGCTGCACACCCAGGGCGCGCCGCTGGACAACGCCGACGGCTGGCTGGTGAAGGTGCCGGAACTCCGTGTCCGCCGCACCCCCGACGACGCCGAACTGAACGCGTACCACGCGCTGGCGACCGTTTCGCCGACGGCGATGCCGCTGAGCGGGCCGGACGCGCTGGTCGCGGCGCTGCCGTCGGCGATGACCGCGGCGGGGCCGGGAAGCGCGATGAGCGGCGGCGTCCGCCAGGCGGTGCGGGACCTCGTCTCGGTCACCCATCCCGGGGAGATCGACGTCGAGGCGGCGACCTACCTGACCTGGCTGTTCGAACCCGCGCTGACCTCGGAGGCGTTCAGCTACCCGATCTGGAACACCTCCCGCGAGATCTTCGACGAGCACAACCCGCACCAGCGGGGCCCGGTCTGGACCGATCTCAAGGCGATGGTCGCGGAATCGGTGCCGTTCTTCGGCAAACACGGCCTGCCGGATCTGCGCGTCCCGGAGCTGATCGGCGACGGCAAGGGCACGCTTTCGGTTTTGGGCCGCGCGTTCGCGGCGCTGTCCGGCTTCGAGAACTACCCGGAGCAGGCACTGCTTCGGGCGGTCAACCATTCGGGCCGCAGCGCCATCACCGGTGCGATCGCCGGTGCGCTGCTCGGCGCCCGCACCGGCATTCCCGGTCTGCCGCAGAAGTGGGTCGAGCAGCTGGAACTCCGCTATCTGGTGGAGAACATCGCCACGGACGCGTTCTGGCACTTCGACCGCCATTCGGCGCTGCACGAGGTCGACGGCTGGGCCCAGCGGTATCCGCGCTGGTGA
- a CDS encoding YrhB domain-containing protein has product MNEEEAVSRVEEWLTGRGGEGTGALRVRREYVVRATDGWNVTYNTVGWLDGTDPGAGLFPSPVAFVPDDGGEIRLDLELMAVSAAGGEDADAFTRWAEVVDPEFDPAAVPGLPVPKAAILRWVQHTLYGEPTGAVRANPEHRPGPRFSGRPAPESEVETLLGYLRVEWITPEEFVHWMLDLDVLAPAKDGHLQVRDFGDAGLRFVVYTSEAQVPSEYTMWQRIQPRVLLRRAKDTPGVGLLVNPGRPETFNVYPETLKQVADLELPKGTERTESVGRPAYFSGEYDGPATANLRSLVDQARDNGYPLSADELARYVRGATLAFERSRAKYDGRPLPELPEDLFANGLVTHFYDDGEPRPAAWTAGKFYNPTIPVGSFAYPRLVGAYVGFALGDALGSGADPAGGLPLGGLTRQLLFHTESVIRGLDATPDKPEIPASLPAGGRPDGWIAKATSAAGPPPAEFSAMLATALAATVTGGTQGPADSAFYAMKVVRELVGSAAGHEVVHGAELLVNLFRAQLAARNGQPAVANFLEGFDEYGGEVGDLVKTVLDLRNDIDGDDVEQFDGIGDGRTPLSVLGRALFAAAKRGYDAEAALTLAARGGSVTAALTGAMVGARLTVPGLPQAWLAAFGDLGVVDDLAGDAYYYFNRFGLTREPEERRRWDANRYPRGDQ; this is encoded by the coding sequence ATGAACGAAGAGGAAGCCGTCAGCCGCGTCGAAGAGTGGCTGACGGGCCGAGGCGGGGAGGGGACCGGCGCGCTGCGGGTCCGGCGCGAGTACGTCGTGCGCGCGACCGACGGCTGGAACGTCACCTACAACACCGTCGGCTGGCTCGACGGGACCGACCCCGGCGCCGGCCTGTTCCCCAGCCCGGTCGCCTTCGTCCCGGACGACGGCGGCGAGATCCGGCTCGACCTGGAACTGATGGCGGTTTCGGCGGCGGGCGGGGAGGACGCCGACGCGTTCACCCGGTGGGCTGAAGTCGTCGATCCCGAGTTCGACCCGGCAGCGGTCCCCGGCCTGCCCGTCCCGAAGGCCGCGATCCTGCGCTGGGTCCAGCACACGCTGTACGGCGAGCCGACAGGCGCGGTCCGCGCGAATCCGGAGCACCGGCCCGGACCGCGGTTCTCCGGCCGCCCGGCGCCGGAAAGCGAGGTCGAGACTCTCCTCGGCTACCTTCGCGTCGAGTGGATCACGCCGGAAGAGTTCGTCCACTGGATGCTGGACCTCGACGTGCTGGCCCCGGCGAAGGACGGCCACCTGCAGGTCCGCGACTTCGGCGACGCGGGCTTGAGGTTCGTCGTGTACACCTCCGAGGCGCAGGTCCCGTCCGAGTACACGATGTGGCAGCGGATCCAGCCCCGGGTGCTCCTGCGGCGGGCCAAGGACACCCCGGGCGTCGGCCTGCTGGTCAACCCGGGCAGGCCGGAGACCTTCAACGTCTATCCGGAGACGTTGAAGCAGGTCGCCGACCTCGAACTCCCGAAGGGCACCGAACGCACGGAGTCCGTCGGGCGTCCCGCTTACTTCAGCGGGGAGTACGACGGCCCGGCCACCGCGAACCTGCGCAGCCTCGTCGACCAGGCCAGGGACAACGGCTACCCCCTGAGCGCCGACGAGCTCGCCCGCTATGTCCGCGGCGCGACGCTGGCGTTCGAGCGCTCCCGGGCGAAGTACGACGGCCGCCCGCTGCCGGAACTGCCCGAAGACCTGTTCGCCAACGGTCTGGTGACACACTTCTACGACGACGGCGAGCCTCGTCCCGCCGCCTGGACGGCCGGGAAGTTCTACAACCCGACGATCCCCGTCGGAAGCTTCGCGTACCCGCGGCTTGTCGGCGCGTACGTCGGCTTCGCACTCGGAGACGCGCTCGGCTCGGGCGCGGATCCGGCCGGCGGACTGCCGCTCGGCGGGCTGACCCGGCAGCTGCTGTTCCACACCGAATCCGTGATCCGCGGCCTGGACGCGACCCCGGACAAACCCGAGATCCCCGCGTCGCTGCCCGCGGGCGGACGGCCGGACGGCTGGATCGCGAAGGCCACCTCGGCGGCCGGACCGCCTCCCGCGGAGTTCTCGGCCATGCTGGCGACGGCGCTCGCCGCGACGGTGACCGGCGGGACGCAGGGGCCCGCCGACAGCGCCTTCTACGCGATGAAGGTGGTCCGCGAACTGGTCGGTTCCGCGGCGGGCCACGAGGTCGTCCACGGCGCCGAACTGCTGGTGAACCTGTTCCGCGCGCAGCTCGCGGCGCGGAACGGCCAGCCGGCCGTCGCGAACTTCCTCGAAGGCTTCGACGAGTACGGCGGCGAGGTCGGCGACCTGGTCAAGACCGTGCTCGACCTCAGGAACGACATCGACGGCGATGACGTCGAACAGTTCGACGGCATCGGGGACGGCCGGACGCCGCTTTCGGTACTCGGCCGGGCGTTGTTCGCCGCCGCCAAGCGGGGGTACGACGCCGAGGCGGCGCTGACCTTGGCCGCTCGCGGCGGCTCGGTGACAGCGGCGCTGACCGGCGCGATGGTCGGCGCGAGGCTGACCGTGCCGGGTCTGCCCCAGGCGTGGCTCGCGGCTTTCGGCGACCTCGGTGTCGTCGACGACCTGGCGGGCGACGCCTATTACTACTTCAACCGGTTCGGCCTGACCCGCGAGCCCGAAGAGCGACGCCGTTGGGACGCGAACCGGTATCCACGAGGAGATCAGTAG
- a CDS encoding ADP-ribosylglycohydrolase family protein, producing the protein MREWLRNPATRSRLRGSLYAGALGDALGAKTEFDSIDRIREIAGPAGITGLIPAYGGIGRITDDTQMTLFTLEGLIRAHATAGREQGRFATAVPVEQSLQLAYQRWLHTQGVSWERARGPENTSVEPDGWLITNRELFSRRAPGLTCFSELEAYGKTGVRAGMDKPVNNSKGCGGVMRVAPIALWSDDLAEVFRLGAECAALTHGHPSGYLSSGAFAVIVHELLTGKPLLDAVAIARAELEKYPGHEEQSVALDQALALCEHGAPTPEKLETLGQGNIGETALSMSVYVALATTDPNTALLASVNHSGDSDSTGSICGNLVGAMYGEEELETDWLVKLELSEVIGQLADDALAEFGGNAPGDDRWYARYPAH; encoded by the coding sequence ATGCGCGAGTGGCTTCGAAATCCGGCGACCAGGTCGCGGCTGCGCGGCAGCCTGTACGCGGGGGCGCTCGGCGACGCGCTCGGCGCGAAGACCGAGTTCGACTCGATCGACCGCATCCGGGAGATCGCCGGACCCGCCGGGATCACCGGCCTCATCCCCGCGTACGGCGGGATCGGCCGGATCACCGACGACACCCAGATGACGCTGTTCACCCTGGAAGGCCTGATCAGGGCCCATGCCACCGCCGGCCGGGAGCAAGGGAGATTTGCTACCGCCGTGCCCGTCGAGCAGTCGCTCCAGCTGGCCTACCAGCGCTGGCTGCACACCCAGGGCGTCTCGTGGGAGCGAGCACGCGGCCCGGAGAACACGAGCGTCGAACCGGACGGCTGGCTGATCACCAACCGCGAGCTGTTCAGCCGTCGCGCGCCCGGCCTCACCTGCTTCAGCGAGCTGGAGGCGTACGGCAAGACGGGTGTACGCGCCGGCATGGACAAGCCGGTGAACAACTCGAAGGGCTGCGGCGGGGTCATGCGCGTGGCACCGATCGCGCTGTGGTCGGACGACCTCGCCGAGGTGTTCCGGCTCGGCGCCGAATGCGCGGCGCTGACCCACGGTCACCCGAGCGGGTATCTCTCGTCGGGTGCCTTCGCGGTGATCGTGCACGAACTGCTGACCGGGAAACCGCTGCTCGACGCCGTCGCGATCGCCCGCGCCGAACTGGAGAAGTACCCGGGGCACGAGGAGCAGAGCGTCGCGCTGGACCAGGCACTCGCGCTGTGCGAGCACGGGGCCCCGACGCCGGAGAAGCTCGAGACCCTCGGACAGGGGAACATCGGCGAAACCGCGCTCTCCATGTCGGTCTACGTCGCGCTGGCCACCACGGACCCGAACACCGCGCTGCTCGCGTCGGTGAACCACAGCGGCGACAGCGACTCGACCGGATCGATCTGCGGCAACCTCGTCGGCGCGATGTACGGAGAGGAAGAGCTCGAGACGGACTGGCTCGTGAAGCTGGAACTGAGCGAGGTGATCGGACAGCTGGCGGACGACGCGCTCGCGGAGTTCGGCGGAAACGCCCCGGGTGACGACCGGTGGTACGCCCGCTACCCGGCCCACTAG
- a CDS encoding glycohydrolase toxin TNT-related protein (This protein contains a domain related to Tuberculosis Necrotizing Toxin, which is the C-terminal effector domain of outer membrane channel protein CpnT, and which has a lethal NAD+-glycohydrolase activity.), translating into MRYRVQAAERPDGLYAVWGDTVFAAQRSTEDGTLLLIAPPGEAAPEGFDREWDGRAARVVLNGEVGATFSLQTHGRFDDEHFQIAPHTGGGELTLRWAGEDAARAAELGLTDFSTTASPSRLTALWQTRHDFVETPGARPEIGTGDQPPLLRAIGRTLLRVLPPGWQRVGAQFRQVGDYAELEVRSVGDEGNGPVSVSIAAPPELGSLFARLRAAMHTAETGTWFQGTFTLDSESHFDFDFDAEQEPTWRLAPNEGGKPSPRAYATELAIFPRDKKHVPAWLSAKAGLPLDVVFRHAKIADAHNEGERPVVNRPPVPPDQVRGLLDYLFRAPLVLSRPGPQPDIFTPNGPPDVPNAFHTDGVWIWPAAVPHYLRKYGVPPEPELVEHIRAAGFRPPLVGELVRATAEAEIVGKPRPPQTDADLPDESIRTRVERDGEPGRDIRAVEVLDVLYQRLAEHGVAPTSYRIGANAVPEPGLWTLRRAENGWEVSRPPTDEPVAFARLEEAARFFLGTLLLYPARATVGASEEADNPADWPILPLRGEPPLNFFRRKRMIVLPAGTTVQRFGNETGNLVHAEPARFVETSLAADREREHRLYRVLRPLRVVTGITAPWNGTPGGAVAYVLPRPIAQHLEAGALSRVQ; encoded by the coding sequence GTGCGTTACCGGGTTCAAGCGGCGGAGCGGCCGGATGGCCTGTACGCCGTATGGGGGGACACCGTCTTCGCGGCCCAGCGGTCGACCGAAGACGGCACACTGCTGCTCATCGCGCCGCCGGGGGAAGCGGCGCCCGAGGGCTTCGATCGCGAGTGGGACGGCCGCGCCGCCCGCGTGGTGCTGAACGGCGAGGTCGGCGCGACCTTCAGCCTGCAGACCCACGGCCGGTTCGACGACGAGCACTTCCAGATCGCGCCGCACACCGGCGGCGGTGAGCTGACCTTGCGCTGGGCGGGCGAAGACGCGGCCCGCGCGGCGGAACTGGGGCTCACGGATTTCTCGACCACGGCCTCGCCGTCACGGCTGACGGCGTTGTGGCAGACCAGGCACGACTTCGTCGAGACGCCGGGAGCCCGACCGGAGATCGGCACGGGTGACCAGCCCCCGCTGCTGCGCGCCATCGGCCGCACGCTGCTGCGGGTGCTGCCGCCGGGCTGGCAGCGGGTCGGCGCCCAGTTCCGGCAGGTCGGCGACTACGCCGAACTCGAAGTCCGCTCGGTCGGCGACGAGGGCAACGGCCCGGTGTCGGTGTCGATCGCGGCCCCGCCGGAACTCGGTTCGCTGTTCGCGCGGTTGCGCGCGGCGATGCACACCGCGGAGACCGGCACCTGGTTCCAGGGCACCTTCACGCTGGACTCGGAATCGCATTTCGACTTCGACTTCGACGCCGAGCAGGAACCGACCTGGCGGCTCGCGCCGAACGAGGGCGGGAAGCCGTCGCCGCGCGCGTACGCGACCGAGCTCGCGATCTTCCCGCGCGACAAGAAGCACGTCCCCGCCTGGCTTTCGGCGAAGGCCGGGCTGCCGCTGGACGTGGTGTTCCGGCACGCGAAGATCGCCGACGCGCACAACGAGGGCGAACGCCCGGTCGTCAACCGGCCGCCGGTGCCGCCGGACCAGGTCCGCGGCCTGCTGGACTACCTCTTCCGCGCACCGCTGGTGCTGTCCCGGCCGGGTCCGCAGCCCGACATCTTCACCCCGAACGGCCCGCCGGACGTCCCGAACGCCTTCCACACCGACGGGGTCTGGATCTGGCCCGCCGCCGTCCCGCACTACCTGCGGAAGTACGGGGTGCCGCCGGAGCCGGAACTGGTCGAGCACATCCGGGCCGCCGGATTCCGGCCGCCGCTGGTCGGCGAGCTGGTGCGGGCGACCGCCGAGGCGGAGATCGTCGGCAAGCCGCGGCCGCCGCAGACCGACGCGGATCTGCCGGACGAGAGCATCCGCACCCGCGTCGAACGCGACGGCGAACCGGGCCGCGACATCCGGGCCGTCGAGGTGCTGGACGTCCTGTACCAGCGGCTGGCCGAGCACGGGGTCGCGCCGACGTCGTACCGGATCGGCGCGAACGCCGTACCCGAGCCGGGTCTCTGGACCTTGCGCCGCGCCGAGAACGGCTGGGAGGTCTCGCGGCCGCCGACGGACGAGCCGGTGGCTTTCGCCAGGCTCGAAGAGGCGGCGCGGTTCTTCCTCGGCACCCTGCTGCTGTATCCGGCACGGGCGACGGTGGGCGCGAGCGAGGAGGCCGACAACCCGGCCGACTGGCCGATCCTGCCGCTGCGGGGCGAACCGCCGCTGAACTTCTTCCGCCGCAAGCGGATGATCGTGCTGCCGGCGGGCACCACCGTGCAGCGATTCGGCAACGAGACCGGCAACCTCGTGCACGCCGAACCCGCGAGGTTCGTCGAGACGTCGCTGGCCGCGGACCGCGAGCGGGAACACCGCCTGTACCGCGTCCTGAGGCCGCTGCGCGTGGTCACCGGGATCACCGCGCCGTGGAACGGGACGCCGGGCGGAGCCGTGGCCTACGTGCTGCCCCGGCCGATCGCCCAGCATCTCGAAGCAGGCGCGCTCTCACGGGTCCAGTGA
- a CDS encoding class I SAM-dependent methyltransferase yields the protein MKKTDVLAEALTAYRAGDLAKAADLAERAGSALGGQLHRYLTEGGGGGVYDQPAAFTAFIRGGGNVKLYRRLSEMLAKRYGSVGSLLDLGCGDGLAVVPALEQADRQPGRIDLVEPSSALLAETRKHLDGTHGLHTWDVTAQEFLARDDDRQWQLTQSTFALQSIPTGERTEVLRALRPRTSCLVLAEFDVPEYDEDSDEYLLSLVTRYERGISEYGKDASLVAQGFLLPILLGLVKPGADRTNWEQPATDWASQLKEAGFTGIRIEPLVDYWWSPAVLITAS from the coding sequence ATGAAGAAAACGGACGTCCTGGCCGAAGCGCTCACCGCGTACCGCGCCGGTGACCTGGCCAAGGCAGCGGACCTCGCCGAGCGCGCCGGATCCGCGCTCGGCGGCCAACTGCACCGGTACCTGACCGAAGGCGGCGGAGGAGGTGTCTACGACCAGCCCGCCGCGTTCACGGCGTTCATCCGCGGCGGCGGGAACGTGAAGCTCTATCGCCGGCTCAGCGAGATGCTCGCCAAGCGCTACGGAAGCGTCGGCTCGTTGCTCGACCTCGGCTGCGGCGACGGGCTCGCCGTCGTCCCCGCCCTCGAACAGGCCGACCGGCAGCCGGGCCGGATCGACCTCGTCGAGCCGTCGAGCGCGCTGCTCGCCGAAACGCGCAAGCACCTCGACGGCACCCACGGCCTGCACACGTGGGACGTCACCGCGCAGGAGTTCCTCGCCCGCGACGACGACAGGCAGTGGCAGCTGACGCAGTCGACCTTCGCGCTCCAGTCGATCCCGACCGGTGAGCGCACCGAGGTCCTGCGCGCGCTCCGGCCCCGCACCTCGTGCCTGGTGCTCGCCGAATTCGACGTGCCCGAGTACGACGAAGACTCGGACGAGTACCTGCTCTCGCTGGTCACGCGCTACGAACGCGGGATCTCGGAGTACGGCAAGGACGCGTCGCTGGTGGCGCAGGGTTTCCTGCTGCCGATCCTGCTGGGCCTGGTCAAACCGGGCGCCGACCGGACGAACTGGGAGCAGCCCGCCACCGACTGGGCTTCGCAGCTGAAGGAAGCGGGCTTCACCGGCATCCGGATCGAGCCCTTGGTCGACTACTGGTGGTCTCCCGCGGTGCTCATCACCGCTTCCTGA
- a CDS encoding sensor histidine kinase — protein MAKRPPSFLVMLLRRGAPALATATSELSDEVGDPTPIRALRRIQQMSGPVDATYRDNLLLRAARYVALVPLVYRLFAVPGAFGVYVAAHGMTGIGPVGLVTLGSVGLSLYGIRWMLRSAPFQPQYAARLLAVDLAFTLLAPLAVGALVPGSVYSDAMTVPGKHLLGEVALLALALGMPAAAALAVVSFPIRMLASLFATGHGAPGDALATFPSILGVLFTATGALVLIGLGTRLALAYGIRNGRIAERARQHRVLHDSVLQTLEAIALANKGDPVARLAEVQRLARAQSMELRQTIENEASDRSEAGSRPLGEKLASLAAEMARDGLRAQLVIAELDDDTLSEVRQIAIRDAVRESLRNTLKHAGTDKVVVRVEEQEGGVAVITRDHGAGFSLDSRPAGFGISESITARLNEVGGTARVESAPGNGTRVTLWVPF, from the coding sequence ATGGCGAAGCGACCGCCCAGTTTTCTGGTGATGTTGCTGCGCCGTGGCGCGCCCGCGCTGGCCACGGCGACGAGCGAGCTGTCCGACGAGGTCGGTGACCCGACGCCGATCCGCGCGTTGCGGCGGATCCAGCAGATGTCCGGTCCCGTCGACGCGACCTATCGCGACAACCTCCTGCTCAGAGCCGCCCGCTACGTCGCGCTCGTGCCACTGGTCTATCGGCTCTTCGCGGTGCCCGGCGCCTTCGGTGTCTACGTCGCCGCGCACGGCATGACCGGGATCGGCCCGGTCGGGCTGGTGACGCTCGGATCGGTCGGGCTGAGTCTGTACGGCATCCGGTGGATGCTGCGCTCGGCGCCGTTCCAGCCGCAGTACGCGGCCCGGCTGCTGGCGGTCGACCTCGCGTTCACGCTGCTCGCGCCGCTGGCCGTCGGCGCGCTCGTGCCGGGTTCGGTGTACAGCGACGCGATGACCGTGCCCGGCAAACATCTGCTCGGCGAGGTCGCGCTGCTGGCGCTCGCGCTCGGCATGCCCGCCGCGGCGGCGCTGGCCGTCGTCAGCTTCCCGATCCGGATGCTCGCGTCCCTGTTCGCCACCGGCCACGGCGCGCCCGGCGACGCGCTCGCCACCTTCCCGTCGATCCTCGGCGTGCTCTTCACCGCGACGGGCGCGCTCGTCCTGATCGGGCTCGGCACCCGGCTCGCGCTCGCGTACGGCATCCGCAACGGCCGGATCGCCGAACGCGCCCGCCAGCACCGGGTGCTGCACGACTCCGTGCTGCAGACGCTCGAAGCGATCGCGCTGGCGAACAAGGGCGATCCGGTCGCGCGGCTCGCGGAGGTGCAGCGGCTGGCGCGGGCGCAGTCGATGGAGCTGCGGCAGACGATCGAAAACGAGGCTTCGGACCGGTCCGAGGCCGGATCCCGTCCGCTGGGCGAGAAGCTCGCGTCGCTGGCGGCGGAGATGGCGCGGGACGGTCTGCGCGCCCAGCTCGTGATCGCCGAACTCGACGACGACACCCTCTCGGAGGTCCGGCAGATCGCCATCCGCGACGCCGTCCGCGAGTCCCTGCGCAACACCCTCAAACATGCCGGGACGGACAAGGTCGTCGTGCGCGTCGAGGAGCAGGAAGGCGGCGTCGCGGTGATCACCCGCGATCACGGCGCCGGGTTCAGCCTCGACTCCCGGCCCGCCGGTTTCGGGATCAGCGAGTCGATCACCGCCCGGCTGAACGAGGTCGGCGGGACCGCCAGGGTGGAGTCCGCTCCGGGCAATGGCACCAGAGTCACCCTCTGGGTGCCTTTCTGA